The DNA window aacatgggtaagatgtaatttaggactatgcccattcacagacaccaaagcatgaggtaaatcattgaggaataaattgaataaagtaggagccagtatgcaaccttgtttaacccctcgAGGAGTACTAATTCTCctggttaactgaccttccccagagcatctaacttgacaaacagtgttggtatacaactgtttgatcaggaatagaagtctggggtcaacattcaatcTCAAAATGATACCAGAATCTCTTCATGCCTTAGTAGATCCCCCATCTCATGGCATCTTGTGCTGTTGTGTAGCTCCCACCCTGATTTTTCTGGAATATGCAGTGATGTGTAATTGCAGCCCTTGCTTGGTTCTTTCTCACAATGAACTCACGTTGCCCAGgttgcttctccttctcctgctctttatcattttatcccactcttccttcCATACAGTGGCCAGTCAGGtcacattacaaaaaaaattaatacagatCATAACAttgtagtaaaaaaaaagagcCATCAGCCAAGGAGCAACACCTCCTTTTATTAGAATGTCCTAAAACTACCATCAATTAAAAATCAGTGCTAACCCAATCATTGAACAGCAGCATAGCTAAAAATAACCTTAGTGAAAACTATTGTCTTTGGCATGTAATGGAAAGCTAGAAAGGATAGAGTAAAGTGAACTTAATTCTTAAGCAAATGGTAGATCCCACATTTGTTTCACATATTCAATCTCTGTTTCAAAGATTAAATGCATCGTTCTCCCATTCCTATTTACTTAAACCTGTTGTACGCATCTTTCCACATTAGTATTTGGAACTGTTCTACTTTTCAGTGAAATCACTCTGGCAATCTAGAATCTGTTGGTACACATCCAAAGAAcaatttgtttatattttctcaAATGGTGGATATAATGAAGAGGTTTGCCTTGCCAGTAGCATTTGTGCAGTTATTGCTATCAGTTTTATTACAAGCTGTCCTTGCAGGGGGCATCtcattctcccttcccccaacattaAACATAGCATGTAAAGGGTTAGGCTAGAACCTTTCTCTCTGATATGCTTAATTTTTATTTGCAGGGAATAATTACATGTGGGGAACATTAACAATGATTCCTCCCCACCTGACCCTGAAATCCTACCATCTCATTCTGCTGCATGGCCTTAGTGAAATCCTGGTACAAgtgctgttttctttttattaggGGGAGAATTGAGAAAGCGAATTGACTTCTTAACAGAGAAAGGAGTCCAGGTTCTGCATGAGTTAGGCCTTTGGAGAGAAactgagggaaaggaggaagggttgGCAACCACAGCTACAGGTGCCAGAGCTCCAGTCAGTGATTCTCTCAGGCTTTCCCTTTTCCATCTAACAAGACACAGCAGAAAAATACCCCACACTACTGCTGTTGAACCATGTTGAAATTGTCCAAGCACaacatttcaaacaaaaacactttttttttggcaTATACTCATATTTCTAAATGAAAATGAGTGGTTGGCCAAAATTCACTTGAAACCATATGTAAACCACATTTATTACATTTGGCGGAAATCAAAGCTAGGCTAGAGCAGTATGGGGGATAGGGATAAACTTCCTACCCCATAATGAACCCAAGCGGCATACCTGGACTTCATTATCAAAAGGGGCACAATTCAGAGGGAATGATTGCCCCCATTCTCCCTCATAGTTCAATCTGCTTGCTATCATTCCTCAAGAGTGCTTGCATGTCTCATTTTATGAGGTAAAAAAAGAAACTATAAAAATGCTCtcaaaatacactttaaaatacttTAATGTATCTAAGAGCAAACATCTGAACCTTGCTGCGAATCTTGTTTGCACCTCAACTGAAATCTTTCCTCTCATACACTGAAACTTGAAGTGTGACCCTCCCGACCAGGCTTCAGTGTTGATTCCCTTTCAAACCCTTGCTCAGTCATGAAACTGACTGGGTGACCTAGACTAGTCACTCTCATCCTATCCTTTCTTATGGGATTGTGagaataattaaataaaaggTAGGGAAGACACGTTCACGGCATGTAACTCCTTGGGGGAAGAACGAGAAAATATTAATAGAATAATCAGTATATCTTTCCACACCCCCATCTATGGATACTTAAACCTGGAGACTGCAGCCATAGGCATACAAGACAGAATCTTtatacaaacctgagaaaagcaccagatttccaaaaaaaaaaaaaaaccttaaatctAACATATGAATAAAAACTGGGAGTTAAACCTCCCAAATGATAGAAGCAACACCcccagctttaagaaacaaatgtacTTAGTGGCCAATTTCTAGGCAGCCAGGGCAGGAGTGCCAGCCTTTAAGCACTGGTGTCTGTCAATAAAAGTTGGGAAAGAggacagggccctttccagggttgttttggcctttgagggagattCATCAAGAAAGGCCAGGCAGCAACCACCAGACAATTTGCTACCATGCAGCTTGCATGACCTACCTAAGCCCAAGTACTTGCTGTTGCTTGACAGCAGCTGCCCCATGAAAACCAGCATAGTGTAGAGGTTACGGTttcaggatctgggagacccagtttcaaatacCCATTCTGTCATAGAAGTTCATCTTTGGCCACTCTCACACTTTCAGCCCAACCTATTTCTCAggtttgttttgaggataaaatggaggagaagtaagctgctttgggtcccaattgcagagaaaggtgggtataaggaagaaagaaataataaatacaattgaaGATGGAGGGACagataaaaaattaaattggTGGGTAGAAGTCGATAAAGGTGAGGACATAAGgtagaagaggaaaagagaaactGAGATGACCCATATGTTCTTGTTGCAGAGCTTGGCTAGTATGACTACTAGTATAATTGGCCAATAGTTTTCCTAAGTGTACTTGCCAGGGGGACAGAAGGAGGGATGGTCaaagggcagataaaggtaggtgaCCTGGTGGGTGGAAAGTAGGGAAGGAAgcattaaaagggaaaaaaaactatgGGGTTGttcaggaaaggaaagaggaataattaagggagaggaagggaaagaaatttgtaagctgccttgagtctccttacaagagagaaaggtggggtataaatccaaactcttctcttcttctctatttTGTTCAAAATTGTTTTCTACTGAATTGGTTGTTTCTCAGAGAGATTTCACATTTCTGATGTCAGCCCTTTCCATactaaccttttaaaatgttttcagacagaaaataaaattttTCCTCTATGGAATTCCTCACTGTTTCCCCCTACttgttccaaaaacattttatttccagcctcaaaatgttttaaattattcccctttttaaaattctttagcctgaaacattttcaaaatgttttcacttgctacACAATCTGTTTATaccttttccatgcctctgtgcatGGAGTTTctctttggtgccattttattgttttgctgaGCTCACTCCACTCCCCCTTGTCTGTTTAACCATTTctgtgcttttttgggggggtgtatgttaattttttttgaagCATCTATCATGTGAGCTATAGAGAATCACAACAAGAAGCACGGAAGCAACGATTcaacaaatttaaaaaggggggaacaacccctcatggcagccatgaattgttttgagggcATGTGTGCAGAtaaacattgtggtaaagtggGGGATTGAAACCATTTTACACATGTTTTAGgtgttttgtgcagaaagggcctatacaTGAGGGCAGATGATTTCTAAGACAGATTTTGCTCAGCCTGTTTAAGGCTTTAAAAGCCAATGCCAGCATCGGAAACCAAATCCAGTGGCAATCAGGAAACCAGTTCAGTAGTTTCAGTATTGGTATATGTTCATAACTGCTCATGGTTGTGGTATTCTGTACTAGCTGAAATTGTGGAATATATTTATCAGAAACCCCTTGGAGAAATCACCAAGAACACcttggtagattccacacagcatacgtataacaagttgcagttgttataaaggaacccattttccttttttccccattcgCATGTGTGCCCTTCATCTGTTCAAGTGATTGGAACCCACGGAAACAATTTGGGCTGCTTTCGCACCTTCGCGTGGAGAcgcctctctttttttaaaaaaaaattcctgcaataCATGCACAACTGCTTAGGCATACAGATATGAACCCCTgtagccatgccaattgtcccacaatctgattggcaGCACCTGCATAGCTTctcatgtgcaacacacaaaaggaaaagggaTCTTCCTGCAACAGCTGGGAAATAATGAACGTGTTACTGTGGATCTATATGgcagtcatactcactgccacagggagaaaacgtgcttgggagaCTTTGTACACTGCCTGGCATtcggagaatctgcccacaacatgcTGGGCAatgtgcacagaatggcaggagggcagattctccctgacatagtGGATGACGCAGAACCTAAAGTGgatgggtggaagggaaggaaataaagtggTTGCTGCCTGTTGTGTTCCCATGAGAGCATCTCCAAAAGGATCGCCGGTGTAGCAAtgtttgaaaatcccaggttgaggggccAAActggccaaactcattttgggaatggaacccgtgcaaagttttttccccaaaaacagtttttataatgtcctgCAGATGTTCCTTTGGGTATGGATGCTAATGAAGAGGCCTTGGTCTTCCAGCAGAGAATGCCGCTGGTAAAGCCGCCAGTCCTGTGTCAttgctgccggctgggagtccaggAGAGTAGGGAGTTCAGGATCACTATCGAGGTGCAACTGTGTGAACctatttaaagcagccatttccattTCCAGCCGGTCAACTTTGCTGGTCAACCACTTCTGTTTTGTGCAGATGTAACCAATCTtacataaggttgccagcctccgggTGTGGAGAAGTTGGAGTTCTGGAACTACAAattatctccagactgcagagaacagttcctttggagaaaatggcagctttggaaggtggagcctATGGCAAGTCAAGGATTAATCCTGCAGAACTGTCTTCTACTGCCTTCCCATTTTTATATGTGATTGTATCAGATTTCTGAACTGACTGATGGTCATGTGGGAAGGTTGACTTCCAACTGAATTTCAGCCTTCCTGTACTTCACAATGCACATGTGATTTCAGCCTCCATTAAAAATCTTTTTGTCAGTTAAATACGGCAAAATTGAAAGAAATGGAAAGTAAGCCTCTGGCATCATATGATAAATATGCATAACAGATATTTTGACTGTTCTTTCCAGAATTTCCATCATGAGAGGATTTCTTCATTTGCACCTAATGCCCTTTGTGGCCTTGGACAATCATTGTAGGGAAATACTGCATTACCTTACATAGCAAATATGTGGTGAAGAAACCATGGATGACTTTTCTTCTGTACAAGGAtataaaaattgttctttggggtgggggtcgGAGAGGGGTGGCCTTGTCTGTTGCATCTACATCTTCAACAAGTCTGGAGAGATGGGCTGCGCTTGCAATGCATAACAGGCCCTGTGGAGCAACATGTCAGCAGTCTTTGAAGTGCTACTAGGGTTGTGCTGTATTTCTCAGCTAAACAAAAGAACAGTCTATGGTACCTACCAATCCCAGCATGAAATCTCCCAAGGCACCACTCCTTGAATGTGTAAAGAGGAGACCCTGCTGAAGAATCCTGTGGGGGAAATcacagaagggtggggggagagaacttgGAGCATGTCATGGGGAAGATGAGAGGGAGCAGGGACAGGGGCAAAATTGTAGACCACACTACATTtgtggaacaacaacaacaacagggaaaTAGTAACAAGGTATCCAGAACAGCATTTGCTCCAGGGAGCCATGGAGAGATAGGATGAGCCCTCCATATCACAGTGTGCCTGTGAGCAGGGTGGACTTGCCAGATGAATGAGTGTCTGGGTTGGAATAAGAGAGTAGGAGGATCCACAATGTCACTGCAGCCAGCCAGACCTGGGAACATCATTCTCCCTGATGAATCATTATTGGCATAGATATGAAACAGACAGATATACAATGATGCCACTTGGCTCTGTGGTCCCCCCTATGGAGAAAGGCTTCATTTTTTTGGGATGTCTCCCCCAACCCTTGCAACCCATGCACTAGCCCTCCAAATGACACTTACCTATCTGCTGATTGGGTTGCAACTCAACTGCATCTACTCCAGCTACATCCGCTGCTGCTGGATAGGGCTCTGACCCTGCAAGGCAATAGATGCCATAGTTGCTTGGTCAGCAGTTGCACAGAGCATAGTGAAGCAGCTACCAGTCACCCTATCAAACTCCAGTTGTTTCCACTCTCCCTGCTGGGTGGAGGGAGAGTGTTTGCTAAAACAAGAGTGTTTGCTAAAAACCTACCATGGGACTGCTAGCTTCTCTGCCACTATCACTACCAGGCATGGACCtcccttatactgaaccagaccactggtccatccaggtcagtatGTCTACTCACACTGGCAGCTGTTGCCGAGGGTcacacatcacctactgcctggcctTTTAACTTAAGATGCTGGGAATTAAAACTAGGATCTTCTTCATGCCATACAGCTGCTCTGCCATTGAGTCACGGCTCCTCCCTATCATAGCCAGCATTCCTTGGATTATGTCCCATCACACAATCTGCGGCATTCTGCTGTGTGCAACTACCTCAAGTTGCCCTCACATGCACACACCTCTAACCTTGGTTGTATGGACTTGCCCAGAAAGCATgcaaggaggaaaggggagacaAGTGTGGACTCCAGGGCTGGGCCTGGTGTATCCCTGCCCCTACTCATCAGTGCATGCTTGTTCCTTTGGTGTGCAGCTCCAGAGATGAGATACCTGTAAGGGTTGTGACCTGAGACATGTTAGTCACCTAGCAAGGTGGTTTGCTCCACCCCTCAAGTGCAAATGGTGATTGCCCCCTCTGTGGTAATAACTGCCCTCTCTGTTCGTTTGGAGTGTGCATGTCAGAGGCCTCAAACACAAAATCCCTTACTACATACCATGTCACATGAGCTATGGGTTGTCCTGGCTCAGACTTATGTAGTTGGGAGCATTCTCAAGCAGGGCCAGCTTAGGGAGCTAACTCCCACCATGGTCCTGGCTCTGTGCCTTCCTTCACTAGCTCAGAAGGTTGCACCACAGTGTTCCTTGGGGGATCTGCAGCATTGCCTCACAGGCACCTGGCTGCATCTTTTGGAAATATGCTGGCAAATCTCAGAGAGATGCCAGCTCAGTGGTTTGTTGGCTCCCTGAGCGCTCCCCTCCCCTCATTGTGCTGAAAGGATGTCTAGTCATAAAATATCTACACATTTCTAATATATTACATTGACACTATTAGTGTACAATGGCATCATATCATTACTAATAATTTTGGCAATTTGCTCTATTGAGCTGTGCACTATACAATGCAATAAACAGCTGCTGTGATTGATTTAATGGAGAAGCAAAGCTTCTAAAGCACATGCTATTTTCATCTCATATACACACTAGCCAAAATATACTTGTGCTGTTCTGGCTTTATGAGATTTCCATGATGAAACCTTACTCAAAGGTGTAAAGGACTGTGAGAAAAGTGTAAATCTGGGCCCACATTTTTTAGCCATAAAACAATACAAGTAAAATATCTACAATGGCTTTTCATAATGATTCATGAAGCCAATTGTAACATATATGTGTGGGTGTGTAGTGTAATAGAACAGTGAAGATTTCAAAACAAAACTAgcttattttctcatttatactTATTAAACGGAAAGATGTGATTTCTGAATATTGATAATGAGGCATAGAAATTAGAAGGGAATTATTGTAAAATTAAAAGAACATTGTACTCACTGTATCTTAGTCATTTTCTGTACAAGCAAAGTTACTAAAAACTAGTATAATCATCACTTGTAAAAATAGTTTAAACCAGGAGATCTCACCTTAAAGAGTTATGTGGGCCATAAAGGATCTTGACCAGAGCTAAGTGGGCTGCCCCAAAATGGCATTTGACTTCATTATGACTTTTGTAATTTGGGGGTCAGGGGTCAGAATGCTGTCTTTCATCTGCTCTTTAGGCTGAGAGGTGGTGTTCTGATTCCCTCCCCCATACCACATGAAACTTCCCCAATGCATCCTGGAATTGGCATTTGCACTTATTCCAGTGGAGAAATAGATTGCATTTGGAAGCACTTGCAAATATCTATTGGATCTCAGGGGCTTGAAAACACAAcaggaagaagtgtttggatttataccctgtaaggagactcaaggcagcttccaaactccttgcccttcctctccctacaacattcaccttgtgagataggtgggtctgagagagttcggagagaactgtgactaacccaaggtcacccagcaggcttcatgtggaggagcagggaaacaaatccagttcaccagataagaatctgctgctcgtggaggagaggggaatcaaatcaagTTCTTCACATTGGAGTcaacctgctgttaaccactagatcaggggtctgcaacctgcggctctccagatgttcatggactacaattcccatcagccactgccaattggccatgctggcaggggctgatgggatttgtagtccatgaacatctggagagccacaggttgcagagccctgcacTAGATCATGTTGGCTGTCAACTTACTCCAAAACTACTTTCACAAATACCTAAAGTCAATAACAAACTTTCAGGGAAAGACAAAACACTACCTCCCATCTCAGAAAATAGCTGAGTGGTAGTATACTGCATCCCACCCCCCAAGTTTTTGCTGAATCTCTGCAATGCAGTGGGACATTGGGAAAGGATTCTGAGCGGTATATTTCAGGGTTCTGATCCCTTGCCTTGCTGCAACCCTGCCAACTGGGAGTGGCCACCCAGGTCAGTCCATAACTGGAAGCTCCTCACTGACATGGAGTGGAGTTTTCCAGGATAGGGAGGGATTAGAATGCCAACTCTCTGCTTAGAGTTGGAAATTTCTCACAGCATCCCAGTAGGACACAGTGGAATGTTTTTTGGGGAGGAATCCAGCCAAGGGTCATACAACATAATGCTGCTACGCTGTGGCCTGTATACGGTCACTCTGGTTTAAATGTATCTGTCTAGTATCCTGTCCTTTTTTCTGTCCTTTACTCAAGCAGCTTCATTGGGATAGCATGCTTCATTGTCCCCTCCTCATTTTACCTTCAACAGTACCCCTGTAAAgtaagttaggctaagagagtgactggcccaagtttaccCAGCAATCTACATGGtagagtgggtatttgaaccaTAATCCCAAATCCTAGAGCAGCACTCTCTCCACTATGGACATACCCTGTCTAAATCGAAGGAAGTCAGTTCCAAGCATGGTTCCCACAGTGGTTGTGAGCTCAGAACAACAAATGAAACAAGGTCCAAAAATAGGAAGTACTGCCTGTTAGCTTGAAAGGTGTTGTTACTTTTTTGCATGAAGGATGGTGTGCTTCCCTTGTGGTTCTTGTTAGTCCATATATCTGAATAAGCTGCAACTGGTGCTGCGTTCAGTGTTCTGAACATATGGATGGCAGGTGAGTGGCTTGGGCTCTGATGGAAAATGTTGAGCACCTGCAAAGCAGTACATCTGGGAAAGCTATTGCTTTGTTGGTCAAAAACATTTTATGCATTGCCCATTGCCATGCAAAGGGAGGCTTGAATTGTTGATGCTATTCTTCCCATAATTAGCTGATTATAAAAGCAGCACAGTTACTAAACTTGTAGGACTGTATTTGTGGAACGCAAATAGTAGAGAACCTTCTAGTAAGCTGTATTGCAGAACTTTTAGCTACTGCCAGCTGCTGTCTCCCCTCATTCTTTCCCCAGCTCATATATGTTCTGCTACGGCAGCTAGCAGGTTcaggcaggaaaagggggaaaggttttttccccctttttggacAGTAACATTATATATGTGTGGAATTGTTCTGAGATTATGAATTATGCTACATAACATAATTTGATTTTCTGCATCTCCAGTGGCCAAGAGGGGAGTTCCCAGTGGCTGCCATTCCTTGCCCTTCTTtataaaatagaaacaaaatagaTTCTGCAAAATAGGCCaatacaagtgggaacccacaaggaccaaaatcacccagtgagcatcCACATCaagatggagatttgaacctgggtctcccagaccttactctgaagctctaaccactcATGACACTGGATTCCataaggtggctgctgttgaacagtggcgagcagccaggcctagttgtgTCATGATAGTCAGGGAATATCAAATCACCCAGAAGTTTctgccaggcctagggttgccagtccccaCATGGAatctgcagatctcctggaattataagtGAACTACATATGACAGAGATAATCACCCTAGGatgatggctgctttgaaggaggaACTCTTCCCTACACCCTTCCTCCCCAGCCCCCACATCAAAatgttcaggaattttccaatatGGATCAGGCAATCCTAGCAGGACTGGTCTCtatgagtcttccctcaaaggtcaaacagccctggaaagggccttgcccttccctctgccttttaggccccttccgcacccgcaaaataatgcgttttcaaaccagtttcacaactgtttgcaagtggattttgccattccgcacagcttcaaagagcactgaaagcagtttgaaagtgcattattctgcctgtgcagaatgagcccaagccTTGGAATACTGTGGTTGTCCAGCAGCAGCCACTGAGGAATTAGTTGCTTAAAGCCACAGGCAAACCTTTTGtcatttttgagggttttttcaggtttcacatttttctgcaaacccagggctcttttcaggtttgtagaaagatctgtcatgCCCTTTCACAGCTCCAGCCATTTAAGTGTTGGACAATTTCACCATTAGTATATAGCAAGCAAAATGCAACTTTCTCAGTACAGAATTTTCGTTATCCTTGAACATAATGTTacgatttgtgtgtgtgcagtgttGTATATAGAATAATGAggcttaacttttaaaaagttgattgtTTAATATGAACGAGATATTTATTTCTTCCGGTATAAGCCTTCCGGTATGCATAGACCTTGGGGCATCTTTCATGATTTCTTTGTCCTGTACATTACAGATGGTGCTGCTGGCTCGCTGTGAGGGTCGCTGCAGTCAAACATCACGGTCTGAGCCAATGGTGTCCTTCAGTACAGTCCTGAAACAGCCTTTCCGTTCTACCTGCCATTGCTGCCGGCCCCAAACATCCAAACTGAAAGCCATGCGGTTGCGCTGCTCAGGGGGCATGAGACTCACTGCCACCTACCGTTACATTCTCTCCTGCCACTGTGAAGAGTGCA is part of the Sphaerodactylus townsendi isolate TG3544 linkage group LG04, MPM_Stown_v2.3, whole genome shotgun sequence genome and encodes:
- the LOC125431617 gene encoding norrin; amino-acid sequence: MMGSHVLAASISMLSLLAIMGDADTKTDSTFMIDSDPERCMRHHYVDSISHPLYKCSSKMVLLARCEGRCSQTSRSEPMVSFSTVLKQPFRSTCHCCRPQTSKLKAMRLRCSGGMRLTATYRYILSCHCEECSS